From a region of the Cucumis sativus cultivar 9930 chromosome 6, Cucumber_9930_V3, whole genome shotgun sequence genome:
- the LOC101214958 gene encoding uncharacterized protein LOC101214958 isoform X1: MLSLKFGSKWVAVATSESVVGRQRHLRDLCCFSNRIQSNGLSSQYQIDFNSPLSSKHSLSLEGLEDVMVGYFFGKKRATEVAHSVWKCIVKKGDTVVDATCGNGYDTLAMVKMVADESGSARVYAMDVQNEALESTSALLDESLSEKEKKLVKLSSICHSRMEDVILEDSPVSLVAFNLGYLPGGNKAITTKSETTFQALKAAHRILKPGGLISLVVYVGHPGGMEELETIEKFSSDLAVENWICCKLQMLNRPLAPVPVFLFKR; this comes from the exons ATGTTATCTTTGAAATTTGGGTCAAAATGGGTGGCGGTTGCTACCTCCGAATCAGTCGTAGGACGTCAAAGACACTTGAGAGATCTTTGCTGTTTTTCCAACCGTATTCAGTCAAATGGATTATCTTCTCAATATCAGATTGATTTCAATTCACCATTGTCGTCGAAACATTCTTTGTCTTTGGAAG GACTGGAGGATGTCATGGTCGGCTACTTTTTTGGGAAGAAGAGGGCGACAGAAGTTGCTCACTC TGTTTGGAAATGTATTGTCAAAAAAGGGGATACAGTAGTAGATGCTACTTGTGGAAATGGTTATGATACTCTAGCTATGGTCAAGATGGTTGCAGATGAATCTGGTTCTGCACGTGTTTATGCAATGGATGTACAAAATGAGGCTTTAGAAAGTACTTCTGCATTGCTGGATGAATCACTCAGTGAAAAAGAG AAGAAACTTGTTAAACTCTCTTCCATTTGCCACAGCAGAATGGAGGATGTCATTCTAGAGGATTCCCCTGTTAG TCTTGTTGCATTTAACCTAGGGTACCTACCTGGTGGTAACAAAGCAATCACTACAAAGTCAGAAACAACATTTCAAGCACTTAAAGCTGCACACAGGATTCTGAAACCTGGAGGGCTTATCAGCCTAGTGGTTTATGTGGGGCATCCTGGTGGAAT GGAAGAATTGGAGACTATCGAAAAATTTTCTAGCGACCTGGCTGTTGAGAATTGGATTTGTTGTAAGCTACAGATGTTAAACCGGCCACTAGCTCCAGTGCCTGTATTCTTATTCAAGAGATGA
- the LOC101214958 gene encoding uncharacterized protein LOC101214958 isoform X2, which produces MLSLKFGSKWVAVATSESVVGRQRHLRDLCCFSNRIQSNGLSSQYQIDFNSPLSSKHSLSLEGLEDVMVGYFFGKKRATEVAHSVWKCIVKKGDTVVDATCGNGYDTLAMVKMVADESGSARVYAMDVQNEALESTSALLDESLSEKEKLVKLSSICHSRMEDVILEDSPVSLVAFNLGYLPGGNKAITTKSETTFQALKAAHRILKPGGLISLVVYVGHPGGMEELETIEKFSSDLAVENWICCKLQMLNRPLAPVPVFLFKR; this is translated from the exons ATGTTATCTTTGAAATTTGGGTCAAAATGGGTGGCGGTTGCTACCTCCGAATCAGTCGTAGGACGTCAAAGACACTTGAGAGATCTTTGCTGTTTTTCCAACCGTATTCAGTCAAATGGATTATCTTCTCAATATCAGATTGATTTCAATTCACCATTGTCGTCGAAACATTCTTTGTCTTTGGAAG GACTGGAGGATGTCATGGTCGGCTACTTTTTTGGGAAGAAGAGGGCGACAGAAGTTGCTCACTC TGTTTGGAAATGTATTGTCAAAAAAGGGGATACAGTAGTAGATGCTACTTGTGGAAATGGTTATGATACTCTAGCTATGGTCAAGATGGTTGCAGATGAATCTGGTTCTGCACGTGTTTATGCAATGGATGTACAAAATGAGGCTTTAGAAAGTACTTCTGCATTGCTGGATGAATCACTCAGTGAAAAAGAG AAACTTGTTAAACTCTCTTCCATTTGCCACAGCAGAATGGAGGATGTCATTCTAGAGGATTCCCCTGTTAG TCTTGTTGCATTTAACCTAGGGTACCTACCTGGTGGTAACAAAGCAATCACTACAAAGTCAGAAACAACATTTCAAGCACTTAAAGCTGCACACAGGATTCTGAAACCTGGAGGGCTTATCAGCCTAGTGGTTTATGTGGGGCATCCTGGTGGAAT GGAAGAATTGGAGACTATCGAAAAATTTTCTAGCGACCTGGCTGTTGAGAATTGGATTTGTTGTAAGCTACAGATGTTAAACCGGCCACTAGCTCCAGTGCCTGTATTCTTATTCAAGAGATGA